The following are encoded in a window of Gemmatimonadota bacterium genomic DNA:
- a CDS encoding adenylosuccinate synthase, whose product MRTLVVVGAQWGDEGKGKLVDVLAQGADWVVRYQGGANAGHTVHVGDKSMVLRQIPSGILHPGVRCAIGNGVVLDPETMFAEVDDMVKGGVDVQGRLYISDRTHLVMPYHKLVDKESAASKAIGTTGRGIGPAYEDKIARRGVRVLDLRHPARLRALVEKGCEHANHQLASFGSAKRADVEFTIAALQNIAPRVLGIAEDVGLAVHKAIQRGAAVLLEGAQGSLLDVDHGTYPYVTSSNTTAGGASTGIGIGPRAIDAALGVVKAYTTRVGAGPLPTEFDEAMSEHIRTLGNEFGAVTGRPRRCGWFDAVVVRYAVRVNGLSALAITKLDVLDTLEKIGLCTGYEINGEMVEEFPGDIADLDDIKPRYEWFDGWRSSTADARQLSDLPSGARAYLDRIQELVECRARYVSVGTRRDQILETA is encoded by the coding sequence ATCCGCACGCTCGTGGTGGTCGGCGCCCAATGGGGCGACGAGGGAAAAGGCAAGTTGGTGGACGTGCTGGCGCAGGGCGCCGACTGGGTGGTGCGGTATCAGGGTGGCGCGAATGCGGGCCACACGGTGCACGTCGGCGACAAGTCGATGGTGTTGCGTCAAATTCCGAGCGGAATTCTGCACCCCGGCGTGCGATGCGCAATTGGCAACGGCGTGGTGCTCGACCCCGAGACCATGTTTGCTGAAGTCGATGACATGGTGAAGGGTGGCGTGGATGTGCAGGGGCGCTTGTACATCAGCGACCGCACCCACCTCGTGATGCCCTACCACAAGCTGGTGGACAAAGAGAGTGCCGCGAGCAAAGCGATTGGCACCACGGGGCGCGGTATTGGCCCTGCGTACGAAGACAAGATTGCGCGGCGCGGAGTGCGCGTGCTCGACCTGCGGCACCCGGCGCGGTTGCGGGCGCTCGTGGAGAAGGGATGCGAGCACGCGAATCATCAACTGGCGTCGTTTGGGTCCGCGAAGCGCGCCGATGTAGAGTTCACGATTGCGGCGCTGCAGAACATTGCGCCGCGCGTGCTGGGCATTGCCGAGGATGTTGGGCTCGCGGTGCATAAGGCGATTCAGCGTGGCGCGGCCGTGCTGCTCGAAGGGGCGCAGGGCTCGCTGCTCGACGTGGATCACGGCACGTATCCGTATGTGACGTCGAGCAACACGACGGCGGGCGGCGCGAGCACGGGCATCGGCATTGGTCCGCGCGCCATCGACGCCGCGCTCGGCGTGGTCAAAGCGTATACCACGCGCGTGGGGGCCGGTCCGTTGCCCACCGAGTTCGACGAGGCGATGAGCGAGCATATCCGGACCCTTGGCAACGAGTTTGGCGCTGTGACCGGCCGACCGCGTCGGTGTGGATGGTTTGACGCGGTGGTCGTGCGCTACGCGGTGCGGGTGAACGGGTTGTCGGCGTTGGCCATCACGAAGCTCGACGTGCTCGACACGTTGGAGAAGATTGGTCTGTGCACGGGCTATGAGATCAACGGGGAGATGGTTGAGGAATTCCCTGGTGATATTGCGGATCTTGATGACATCAAGCCCCGCTACGAGTGGTTTGACGGATGGCGGAGCTCCACGGCCGATGCGCGTCAGCTGTCGGATTTGCCGTCGGGTGCGCGTGCGTACCTCGACCGAATTCAGGAGTTAGTGGAATGCCGCGCACGGTACGTGTCGGTCGGCACACGACGCGACCAGATTCTCGAAACGGCGTGA
- a CDS encoding CocE/NonD family hydrolase, giving the protein MRRSIALLAVLLLSAAALPAQAPPGPDPTLAARIKERYVKREVRIRVRDGAQLFTSIYVPRDTTRRYPVLMSRTPYSVSPYGADYKAALGPSGNTKWVDDGYIFVYQDVRGRNFSEGVFRDMTPILEKHDKPTDVDEGTDAFDSIDWLVKNLPTNGKVGLYGTSYPGFYTSASCLSRHPALVACSPQAPMTDIWMGDDNFHGGAFLLAHNFGFYTGFGRTPRNEPGPDARYPFSMGTRDAYQFYLGLGPLGPGTRKTLDSATAPLWQSIITHPSYDAFWKERDVRPHLKDVRAAVLTVGGFYDTEDLHGPWWVYGSIAKQSPSTSNRLVVGPWSHGGWSRGDDDVLGTLRWKYKTGPYYRDSVEYPFFAHYLAGAPDPKLPNVLVFRTGGDKWDGYDTWPPKSSKPSALYLHPGGKLAFTPPAAGAAFDEYVSDPAKPVPLVERIENNGMPRDYITADQRFASRRPDVLTYQTDVLTEDVTLTGPVSPVLHVSTTGTDADFIVKLIDVFPDSAANWPGDVSGFTVGGYQQLVRGEPFRARYRRSWEKPSAMVPNAADSVKFEMPSIHHTFKKGHRIMVQVQSTWFPHIDRNPQKFVPNIFEAKASDFQKATMRVYHTPKQPTRLELRTLP; this is encoded by the coding sequence ATGCGCCGATCAATTGCGCTGCTCGCTGTCCTCTTGCTGTCCGCCGCTGCTCTGCCTGCTCAGGCACCGCCCGGTCCCGACCCTACACTCGCTGCGCGCATCAAGGAGCGCTACGTGAAGCGCGAAGTGCGCATTCGCGTGCGCGACGGGGCGCAGCTCTTCACGTCGATCTATGTGCCGCGCGACACGACGCGCCGGTATCCGGTGCTGATGTCGCGGACGCCGTACTCGGTGAGTCCGTATGGTGCGGATTACAAAGCGGCGCTCGGACCGTCCGGCAATACGAAGTGGGTGGATGACGGCTACATCTTTGTGTATCAGGATGTGCGCGGCCGGAATTTTTCCGAAGGCGTGTTTCGCGACATGACGCCGATTCTGGAGAAGCACGACAAGCCGACCGATGTGGACGAAGGCACCGATGCGTTTGATAGCATCGACTGGCTCGTTAAGAATCTTCCCACCAATGGGAAGGTCGGGTTGTACGGCACGTCGTACCCCGGGTTCTATACCAGCGCCAGCTGTTTGTCCCGCCATCCGGCGCTGGTGGCCTGCTCACCGCAGGCGCCGATGACCGACATCTGGATGGGCGACGACAACTTTCACGGCGGCGCGTTTCTGCTGGCGCACAACTTCGGGTTCTACACCGGCTTTGGCCGTACGCCGCGCAATGAGCCTGGCCCCGATGCGCGTTACCCGTTCTCAATGGGAACACGCGACGCGTACCAGTTCTACTTGGGTCTTGGACCGCTCGGCCCGGGAACACGAAAGACGTTGGACTCTGCGACGGCACCGCTCTGGCAGAGCATTATCACGCATCCGTCGTACGATGCGTTCTGGAAAGAGCGCGACGTGCGGCCGCATTTGAAGGATGTGAGAGCTGCCGTACTCACGGTGGGCGGATTTTACGACACCGAAGATCTGCACGGTCCGTGGTGGGTCTATGGCAGCATCGCGAAGCAGAGCCCCAGCACCAGCAATCGCCTCGTGGTGGGACCGTGGTCGCACGGCGGGTGGAGTCGCGGCGACGATGACGTGCTCGGCACGTTGCGGTGGAAGTACAAGACCGGCCCCTACTATCGCGATTCGGTGGAGTATCCGTTTTTCGCGCACTATTTGGCGGGGGCGCCGGATCCCAAACTGCCGAACGTGCTCGTGTTCCGCACGGGTGGCGACAAGTGGGACGGCTACGATACGTGGCCGCCCAAGAGTTCGAAGCCGTCCGCGCTCTATCTGCACCCCGGTGGCAAGCTGGCTTTTACGCCGCCCGCTGCCGGTGCGGCGTTTGATGAATACGTGAGCGATCCGGCCAAGCCGGTGCCGCTCGTGGAGCGCATTGAGAACAACGGCATGCCGCGCGACTACATCACGGCCGACCAGCGCTTTGCGTCGCGGCGTCCTGATGTGCTCACGTATCAGACCGACGTGCTCACCGAGGACGTCACGCTCACAGGGCCCGTAAGCCCAGTGCTACATGTGAGCACGACGGGAACCGATGCCGATTTCATTGTGAAGCTCATTGACGTCTTTCCTGATTCGGCGGCGAACTGGCCTGGCGACGTGAGTGGCTTCACCGTGGGTGGGTACCAGCAGTTGGTGCGCGGCGAGCCGTTCCGTGCGCGTTACCGCCGCTCGTGGGAGAAGCCGTCGGCGATGGTGCCGAACGCGGCCGACTCGGTGAAGTTCGAGATGCCGTCGATCCACCACACGTTCAAGAAGGGGCATCGGATCATGGTGCAGGTGCAGAGCACCTGGTTCCCGCATATCGATCGCAATCCGCAGAAGTTTGTGCCGAATATCTTCGAGGCCAAGGCGAGCGATTTCCAAAAGGCGACGATGCGCGTGTATCACACGCCGAAGCAGCCGACGCGACTGGAGCTGCGCACGCTGCCGTAG
- a CDS encoding YpdA family putative bacillithiol disulfide reductase, whose amino-acid sequence MSVRAGVRAAMSAAQMESRERWPVCIIGAGPCGLAAAVAMHAAGIPAVVFDAGSVCSSIAGYPTYLSFFSTAEKISVGGLPFPVATEKPTRRDALAYYRAVVTHFGLRVRQYEPVERVSHDGAQFVVRARPRGGEPTEACASAVVVATGYFGTPNRIGVPGEDLPHVTHTFLEGHEAFQRTALVIGGGNSAVETALDLYRAGAAVTVVHFGPTFDKNIKPWVLPDFEGRVREGSIRVLWNARVESIAHASAQVRVEGAVTTVDAQHVYVMTGYTPRPELLEGLGVTVDATTGVPVHDAATMETPTRGVFIAGVLASGFDANKIFIENGRDHGTLIARALVARAAAQA is encoded by the coding sequence GTGTCGGTGCGCGCTGGAGTGCGCGCGGCGATGAGCGCCGCGCAGATGGAGTCGCGGGAGCGATGGCCCGTGTGCATTATCGGCGCCGGGCCGTGCGGTTTGGCGGCCGCGGTCGCGATGCACGCCGCGGGGATTCCCGCGGTGGTCTTTGACGCCGGCTCGGTGTGCAGTTCCATCGCCGGCTACCCGACGTACCTCTCGTTCTTTTCCACCGCCGAGAAGATCTCTGTTGGCGGGCTGCCATTTCCGGTGGCCACGGAGAAGCCCACGCGCCGCGATGCGCTGGCCTATTACCGCGCGGTGGTGACGCACTTTGGTTTACGGGTGCGGCAGTACGAGCCCGTGGAGCGCGTTTCGCATGATGGGGCGCAGTTCGTGGTACGCGCGCGGCCGCGCGGCGGCGAACCGACCGAGGCGTGCGCGTCGGCGGTGGTGGTGGCGACCGGATACTTTGGCACCCCGAACCGGATTGGCGTGCCCGGTGAGGATTTGCCGCACGTGACGCACACGTTTCTTGAGGGGCACGAAGCCTTTCAGCGAACCGCGCTGGTGATCGGGGGCGGCAACTCCGCCGTGGAGACGGCGCTCGATTTGTATCGCGCTGGCGCCGCAGTGACGGTGGTCCACTTTGGCCCAACGTTCGACAAGAACATCAAGCCGTGGGTGCTGCCGGATTTTGAAGGGCGCGTGCGAGAGGGGAGCATTCGCGTGCTGTGGAACGCGCGCGTGGAGTCTATTGCGCACGCGTCGGCGCAGGTGCGCGTGGAGGGGGCGGTGACCACGGTCGATGCACAGCACGTGTACGTGATGACCGGCTACACGCCTCGCCCGGAGTTGCTCGAGGGCCTCGGTGTGACGGTTGACGCCACGACCGGCGTGCCGGTGCATGATGCCGCGACCATGGAGACGCCCACGCGTGGCGTGTTCATTGCAGGGGTATTGGCGAGTGGTTTTGACGCCAACAAGATCTTCATTGAGAACGGACGCGATCACGGAACCTTGATTGCGCGTGCGCTGGTGGCACGCGCTGCGGCGCAGGCGTAG
- a CDS encoding glycosyltransferase, protein MSATPKLSIGIPAYNQGEYLRETLASLVHQVDASTEIVVSENHSTDNTPAVLEEFAGRVRVVRPPVHMPMMAHWNYLVPQLEGDWFALLSSDDRATPSYVRALRSGIALDPSAVLVRGAFDVIDGVGARLKRQRILSNRAVAHPPRTFLEQVAINKTSFAAFAFKRAAYDQLGGFDASFHLWGDWALWLKASPLGAFVYVPEVIAEYRVNHRPGQLNARIRLELEDEMGICLRVEPEVAALLGSHAAAAQRAVAVSSRRRFDVRLDQISRWIGSERWAELAALVRPWAASVGGEDRLAMLESGRPVLRRDLLGALRSRVRDVIGRWID, encoded by the coding sequence ATGAGCGCCACGCCTAAGCTGTCGATAGGTATTCCGGCCTATAATCAGGGGGAATATCTGCGCGAGACGCTGGCGTCGCTCGTGCATCAGGTTGACGCGTCCACCGAGATTGTGGTGTCGGAGAATCATTCGACCGACAATACCCCCGCGGTGCTTGAGGAGTTTGCGGGGCGTGTGCGCGTGGTGCGTCCGCCGGTGCATATGCCGATGATGGCGCACTGGAACTATCTCGTGCCGCAACTCGAAGGGGACTGGTTTGCGCTATTGTCGAGCGATGATCGGGCGACGCCGTCGTATGTGCGCGCGCTTCGCAGTGGCATTGCGCTCGATCCCTCGGCGGTGCTGGTGCGAGGCGCCTTTGACGTGATTGATGGCGTAGGGGCGCGACTCAAGCGCCAGCGCATTCTGAGCAATCGAGCCGTGGCGCATCCGCCGCGCACCTTCCTTGAGCAGGTGGCGATCAATAAGACGAGCTTTGCGGCGTTCGCGTTCAAGCGTGCGGCCTATGACCAGCTGGGCGGCTTTGATGCGTCGTTCCACCTGTGGGGCGATTGGGCGCTCTGGCTCAAGGCGAGTCCGTTGGGGGCGTTCGTGTACGTGCCGGAGGTGATCGCGGAATACCGCGTAAACCATCGCCCTGGTCAGTTGAACGCGCGTATCCGGCTTGAGCTGGAAGACGAAATGGGGATCTGCCTTCGGGTGGAGCCTGAGGTGGCCGCATTGCTGGGTTCACACGCGGCGGCGGCGCAGCGGGCGGTGGCAGTGTCTTCGCGCCGGCGGTTCGATGTTCGGCTCGACCAGATCAGTCGGTGGATTGGTTCGGAGCGGTGGGCCGAGCTCGCCGCGCTTGTGCGGCCGTGGGCGGCGTCGGTGGGGGGGGAGGATCGGCTCGCGATGCTGGAGTCTGGGCGACCGGTGTTGCGCCGCGATCTGCTCGGCGCGTTGCGGTCGCGGGTGCGCGACGTGATCGGGCGCTGGATCGACTGA
- a CDS encoding phosphoglycerate dehydrogenase: MTAFTIQTLNNISARGLSRLPTDRYVTAPDAATPDAIMLRSADLHEVVIPDSVRAIGRAGAGTNNVPVAKLSKRGVPVFNAPGANANAVKELVIASLFLAQRDICQAWGYVKALEGDDETLEKAVEKGKKKFAGHELPGRVLGVVGLGAIGVEVANAAHRLGMHVIGFDPELTVQRAMQLSSAVERTSSIDDLFARSDMITLHVPLVEGTKNLVNAARLKLMRDGGAILNFARAGIVDTAALLEALDRGTLASYICDFPTNAVRNHARVIALPHLGASTEEAEENCAIMVADTLREFLEHGNIRHSVNFPEASMPRTASATRLTLATENVPNMVGQITSAVASAQLNIANLLNKSRGDLAYTIIDIDGAIPAAMTDTLRAIPGVLSLRNLGA, translated from the coding sequence ATGACCGCATTCACGATCCAGACGCTCAACAACATTTCCGCGCGCGGCCTCAGCCGACTCCCCACCGACCGCTACGTCACCGCGCCGGATGCCGCCACACCGGACGCGATCATGTTGCGCTCGGCAGATCTGCACGAGGTGGTCATTCCCGATTCCGTGCGCGCCATTGGCCGCGCGGGAGCGGGAACGAATAACGTGCCCGTCGCAAAGCTCTCCAAGCGGGGCGTGCCGGTATTCAACGCACCGGGCGCGAATGCGAACGCCGTGAAGGAACTGGTCATCGCCAGTCTCTTTCTCGCACAACGCGACATTTGCCAGGCGTGGGGCTACGTCAAAGCGCTCGAGGGCGACGACGAGACGCTCGAAAAAGCGGTGGAGAAAGGGAAAAAGAAATTTGCCGGACACGAACTCCCGGGCCGCGTGCTCGGCGTGGTGGGACTCGGGGCCATCGGCGTGGAAGTGGCAAACGCCGCGCACCGACTCGGCATGCACGTCATCGGCTTTGACCCCGAACTCACCGTGCAGCGTGCGATGCAGCTGTCGTCGGCGGTCGAGCGCACCTCGTCGATCGACGATCTCTTCGCCCGGTCCGACATGATCACACTGCACGTGCCGCTGGTGGAAGGCACCAAGAACCTCGTGAACGCGGCGCGCCTTAAGTTGATGCGCGACGGCGGCGCTATTCTCAACTTCGCGCGCGCCGGCATTGTGGACACCGCTGCGTTACTCGAGGCGCTCGATCGCGGCACGTTGGCGAGCTACATCTGCGATTTTCCCACGAACGCCGTTAGAAACCACGCGCGCGTGATTGCATTGCCACACCTTGGGGCCTCAACCGAGGAAGCCGAGGAGAACTGCGCCATTATGGTCGCCGACACGCTGCGTGAGTTCCTCGAACACGGCAATATTCGACACTCCGTGAACTTCCCCGAAGCGTCCATGCCGCGCACCGCCAGCGCCACGCGCCTCACGCTCGCTACGGAGAACGTGCCCAATATGGTCGGGCAGATCACCTCCGCTGTTGCGTCGGCGCAGCTCAACATCGCCAATTTGCTCAACAAATCGCGCGGCGATCTCGCTTACACCATCATTGACATTGACGGCGCGATTCCGGCCGCGATGACCGACACCCTACGCGCCATTCCCGGCGTGTTGTCGCTGCGAAATCTGGGCGCGTAA
- a CDS encoding dihydrodipicolinate synthase family protein, with translation MIALRGVFGPVVSNFVHGSEDLDVAAFRSNIRAHMSAGLAGVLVCGSTGEATLLSEDERRAVLDAARAETPAGRLVLMGVGAESTRLTIQRSKDAKRGGADAVLVVAPHYYSNAMSPEALRTHYRRVADASPLPVALYNIPKYMHFKLLPELVAELAQHENIIGIKDSSGDLELLAGYLQSKSETFAVLTGNAGQIAPAIAAGAGGGIVAVSLFAGAQCVAVYEAAARGDAAAADALQAPLKGVAAQIVGELGVPGVKAALEAVGLAGGTVRGPLLNLDAERVAKVRSVLTEAGIAVRS, from the coding sequence ATGATTGCTCTTCGCGGGGTCTTCGGACCCGTGGTGTCGAATTTCGTGCATGGGTCGGAAGATCTCGATGTGGCAGCCTTCCGCTCGAATATTCGCGCGCACATGTCGGCGGGGCTCGCGGGGGTGCTGGTGTGCGGCTCCACGGGCGAGGCGACGTTGCTCTCTGAGGATGAGCGTCGCGCGGTGCTCGATGCGGCGCGCGCGGAGACGCCTGCGGGCCGGCTGGTGTTGATGGGGGTTGGCGCAGAGTCCACGCGCCTGACGATTCAGCGATCGAAAGACGCGAAGCGCGGCGGTGCCGACGCGGTGTTGGTGGTGGCGCCGCACTACTACTCCAACGCGATGTCGCCCGAGGCGCTGCGTACGCATTATCGACGTGTGGCGGACGCGAGCCCCCTGCCGGTTGCGCTGTACAACATTCCCAAGTACATGCACTTCAAGCTGCTGCCGGAGCTCGTGGCGGAGTTGGCGCAGCACGAGAACATCATCGGGATTAAGGACAGTTCTGGTGATCTGGAGCTGTTGGCCGGTTACCTGCAGTCGAAGAGCGAGACGTTTGCCGTGCTGACGGGCAATGCGGGGCAGATCGCGCCGGCGATTGCGGCTGGTGCTGGCGGGGGGATTGTGGCGGTGTCGCTGTTTGCCGGGGCGCAGTGCGTGGCCGTCTATGAGGCGGCGGCTCGTGGCGATGCGGCGGCCGCTGACGCGCTGCAGGCGCCGCTCAAGGGCGTTGCCGCGCAAATCGTGGGTGAGTTGGGCGTTCCCGGCGTCAAAGCCGCTCTGGAGGCCGTGGGGCTCGCCGGCGGCACGGTGCGTGGGCCGTTGCTGAATCTCGACGCCGAGCGCGTGGCCAAGGTGCGTAGCGTATTGACGGAGGCGGGGATCGCGGTTCGTTCGTAG
- a CDS encoding zinc-dependent metalloprotease has translation MRLPHLTLALMAAASTAVAQNPPVTPPAAQAAAAGDTPAPAGGAAARRAGPRPYAQVITARAHTEKGGVTVHRVDDRYFFEVPDSLMGRDFLMVTRVAGVPAGAGGFQSAGSSLNERMVRWERAADRILIKTQTHEAVAAEGLPIAKSVAQNNYGAILGAFPIAAFGKDSTSYVVDVTDFFATDNPATSGLNANQRRTYGVRRFDPARSYISGMRGFPINIEVRQVQTFDAATPPTDANSGTLTMETRQSIVLLPKEPMRPRNFDARVGFFTVGRVNYGLDEQKAASQEFITRWRLEPKDPAAYARGELVEPVKPIVYYLDPATPLRWRRYVREGVENWQKVFEKAGFKNAILAKDAPTKAQDPDFDPDDARYSMVRWAASLVRDATGPHTHDPRSGEIINSEITWYHNHMRSYRNWLMMETGAANPAARSLDIPEELIGETMRQVITHEIGHALGLQHNMIASASFPVDSLRSPSFTSVYGVSATIMDYARQNYVAQPGDGLKTNDFIRRVGPFDNFAINWGYRVIAAPSAEAEKPTLNRWLTNQSGPFPYRYVAQQLGSGDPRNQTEDLGDDPVKATNYGVMNYKKMIPQLVNWTTKPGEDYDDLQELYEESVGRWAGMMGHVTTVIGGVNVDLKTADIAGAVFSVVPKAKQKAALAFLAENAIATQGWLAPKEIITRIGPNGTLATRQAGFITSLLSTTRLGRLAESERYDVVNAYPLPEYLSDLKKVVWGAANPDANRRQLQRVYLARLGALINPPAATAGGAEGGRGGGAGGGAPARVIPFVTAPNVPTSDLPALARAQLREIQRDARASATTATAAVEKAHWSDVVDRITEILDPKK, from the coding sequence ATGCGCCTTCCCCACCTTACGCTCGCGCTGATGGCCGCCGCTTCGACGGCCGTCGCACAGAACCCTCCCGTCACTCCACCCGCCGCACAGGCCGCGGCCGCCGGCGACACACCGGCCCCAGCCGGTGGAGCCGCAGCACGACGCGCGGGACCACGCCCCTACGCACAGGTGATCACCGCCCGTGCGCACACGGAAAAGGGCGGCGTCACCGTGCACCGCGTGGACGACCGGTACTTTTTTGAAGTGCCCGACTCGTTGATGGGCCGCGATTTCCTGATGGTCACGCGCGTCGCAGGCGTGCCCGCCGGGGCCGGCGGCTTTCAAAGTGCCGGCAGCTCGCTCAACGAGCGTATGGTCCGGTGGGAACGCGCCGCAGATCGCATCCTGATCAAGACGCAGACCCATGAAGCCGTCGCGGCCGAAGGACTCCCCATCGCTAAGTCCGTTGCGCAAAACAACTACGGCGCTATCCTCGGCGCCTTCCCCATTGCGGCGTTCGGCAAGGACAGCACGTCGTACGTGGTGGACGTCACCGACTTCTTTGCCACCGACAACCCCGCCACCTCGGGGCTGAACGCGAACCAGCGCCGCACCTATGGCGTTCGGCGCTTCGATCCGGCGCGGAGCTACATCAGCGGCATGCGCGGCTTCCCGATCAACATCGAAGTGCGGCAGGTGCAGACGTTCGACGCGGCCACGCCGCCCACCGACGCCAACAGCGGCACGCTCACCATGGAGACGCGGCAGTCGATCGTCCTCCTCCCCAAGGAACCGATGCGTCCGCGCAACTTCGATGCGCGCGTTGGCTTCTTTACCGTCGGGCGCGTGAACTACGGACTCGACGAACAAAAAGCCGCCTCGCAGGAGTTCATCACGCGCTGGCGCCTCGAACCCAAGGATCCTGCTGCTTATGCGCGCGGCGAGCTCGTGGAGCCGGTCAAGCCGATTGTATACTATCTCGATCCGGCCACGCCGCTACGGTGGCGGCGCTACGTACGCGAAGGCGTGGAGAACTGGCAAAAGGTATTTGAGAAGGCCGGTTTCAAAAACGCGATTCTCGCCAAGGACGCGCCCACCAAAGCGCAGGACCCCGACTTCGATCCAGACGACGCGCGCTACTCAATGGTGCGGTGGGCCGCATCACTCGTCCGCGATGCCACGGGACCGCACACGCACGACCCACGCTCCGGCGAAATCATCAACTCCGAGATCACCTGGTATCACAACCACATGCGCTCGTACCGCAACTGGTTGATGATGGAAACCGGCGCCGCCAACCCGGCCGCCCGCTCGCTCGACATTCCCGAAGAGCTGATAGGCGAGACGATGCGCCAAGTGATCACGCACGAAATTGGCCACGCCCTCGGCCTGCAGCACAACATGATCGCGTCCGCATCATTCCCGGTGGACTCACTGCGTTCGCCCAGCTTCACGAGCGTGTACGGTGTGAGCGCCACGATTATGGACTACGCACGACAGAACTACGTTGCGCAACCCGGCGACGGACTCAAGACCAACGATTTCATTCGCCGCGTCGGACCGTTCGACAACTTCGCCATTAACTGGGGCTACCGCGTGATCGCCGCGCCGTCGGCCGAGGCCGAAAAGCCCACGCTTAATCGCTGGCTCACCAATCAGTCGGGACCGTTTCCGTATCGCTATGTCGCACAGCAACTCGGCAGCGGCGATCCGCGCAATCAAACCGAGGACCTCGGCGACGATCCGGTAAAAGCCACGAACTACGGCGTGATGAACTACAAGAAAATGATCCCGCAGTTGGTAAACTGGACGACCAAGCCCGGCGAAGATTACGATGACCTGCAGGAGCTGTACGAAGAGTCCGTCGGCCGCTGGGCCGGCATGATGGGGCACGTCACCACGGTCATCGGCGGCGTGAACGTCGACCTCAAGACGGCTGACATTGCCGGCGCCGTCTTCAGCGTGGTCCCCAAGGCCAAGCAAAAGGCCGCGCTCGCCTTCCTCGCCGAGAACGCCATTGCGACGCAGGGTTGGCTCGCACCAAAGGAAATCATCACACGTATTGGCCCCAACGGTACGCTCGCCACACGGCAAGCGGGATTCATCACGTCGCTGTTGAGCACCACACGCCTCGGACGACTCGCCGAATCTGAGCGGTACGACGTCGTCAATGCTTATCCGCTCCCAGAGTATCTGAGCGATCTCAAAAAAGTGGTGTGGGGCGCCGCAAACCCCGATGCCAACCGGCGTCAACTGCAGCGCGTGTACCTCGCACGACTCGGCGCACTTATCAATCCGCCGGCGGCGACCGCTGGTGGCGCAGAGGGCGGACGCGGCGGTGGCGCAGGTGGTGGTGCCCCAGCACGCGTCATTCCATTTGTGACCGCGCCAAATGTCCCGACGAGCGACTTGCCCGCCCTCGCCCGGGCGCAGCTGCGTGAGATTCAGCGCGACGCGCGTGCGTCGGCCACCACTGCGACCGCCGCCGTGGAAAAGGCACACTGGTCGGATGTCGTCGATCGCATCACCGAGATCCTCGACCCCAAGAAGTAG